From a single Bacillus pumilus genomic region:
- a CDS encoding YiiX/YebB-like N1pC/P60 family cysteine hydrolase — protein sequence MKMKKTTFAIICYLLFSFSLSTNETMVFAVNSSSAPAEENPVTKKELNVLKKQGAVSKEVTVQQLNQDQASQDDTIELISADDDLKDYGLRQNKQDEMVTDEKPHTIKHLLGKPYPGTDIMPKKGDILVTSTGALNGLIGHAGIVINEKKYASIPGFRQHPELDSIQSWFRYSANTKVIRINQEETADLAGEWAHDYVTAHPKARYSITMSIQSLDPTYCSKIVWQAYAKTGDALGQATFTIKTPYGFLKKRNYHTVTPKVIVNEGRKIGGLNF from the coding sequence ATGAAAATGAAAAAGACTACTTTTGCTATTATCTGTTATTTACTATTTTCTTTTTCTCTTTCAACAAATGAAACCATGGTATTTGCTGTGAATTCATCATCAGCTCCTGCCGAAGAAAACCCGGTGACCAAAAAAGAACTGAACGTTCTGAAGAAACAAGGTGCTGTGTCTAAGGAGGTCACTGTACAGCAATTAAATCAAGATCAAGCGTCTCAGGACGATACGATCGAATTGATTTCAGCTGACGATGATTTGAAGGACTATGGCTTACGGCAAAATAAGCAGGATGAGATGGTGACGGATGAAAAGCCGCACACCATCAAGCATCTTTTAGGAAAGCCGTACCCTGGTACTGATATTATGCCTAAAAAAGGGGATATATTGGTGACAAGCACTGGCGCTTTGAATGGTTTAATAGGTCATGCAGGTATCGTCATTAATGAAAAAAAATATGCTTCCATTCCAGGGTTTCGACAGCATCCTGAACTTGATTCCATTCAAAGTTGGTTTCGTTATAGTGCCAATACGAAGGTCATTCGAATCAATCAAGAGGAAACAGCAGATCTAGCAGGGGAATGGGCACATGATTATGTGACAGCACATCCAAAGGCGCGATACTCCATCACTATGTCCATCCAATCACTCGATCCGACGTATTGTTCAAAAATTGTGTGGCAGGCCTATGCCAAAACAGGTGACGCTTTAGGACAAGCGACATTTACCATTAAAACCCCCTATGGTTTCTTAAAAAAGAGAAACTATCATACAGTGACTCCTAAGGTCATTGTGAACGAAGGCCGTAAAATTGGTGGATTAAATTTTTGA